The Hyperolius riggenbachi isolate aHypRig1 chromosome 3, aHypRig1.pri, whole genome shotgun sequence genome window below encodes:
- the LOC137562734 gene encoding sphingosine 1-phosphate receptor 1-like — MDGATHEHHFTRLYRDYQSNSVIALHYNYTGKLSNSRYKGGLKAEAVVFLVVCVLIVLENLIVLLALWRNKKFHAPMFYLLGNLTLSDLLAGIAYMVNIVLSGANTLRLTPAMWFVREGGVFVTLTASIFSLLAIAIERHITMVRMKLYSGDKKGRMALLIGASWLVSILLGILPILGWNCIQNLPACSTILPLYSKDYILVCISVFLAILISIVVLYLRIYRIVKLNSQRLGTLRKGALRKSQKYMALLKTVTIVVGTFIGCWLPLFVLLLFDVSCEVNACPVLFKADYFLGLAMINSFLNPIIYTLTSRDIRRAILKLVCFFCIISEDGETRGRFSFFPVLERSTSKSEKSSHKQEGLETTVSSGNGTPTPVKSLVPPKKY, encoded by the coding sequence ATGGATGGAGCGACACATGAGCACCACTTTACCCGGCTATACAGAGACTACCAAAGCAACAGCGTCATCGCACTCCATTACAACTATACTGGGAAACTCAGCAACAGCCGATACAAAGGTGGCCTGAAAGCAGAGGCTGTCGTCTTCCTGGTGGTATGTGTCCTCATCGTCTTGGAGAACCTCATTGTACTTTTGGCCCTCTGGAGAAACAAGAAGTTTCATGCGCCTATGTTCTACCTCCTTGGCAATCTGACTTTATCGGACCTTCTGGCGGGCATTGCCTACATGGTTAACATTGTGTTGTCAGGGGCAAATACACTTCGTCTCACTCCTGCCATGTGGTTTGTCAGAGAAGGAGGAGTCTTTGTCACATTGACTGCATCTATATTTAGTCTTTTGGCCATTGCGATTGAACGTCACATCACCATGGTCCGTATGAAGCTCTACAgtggagacaaaaaagggagaaTGGCCCTGTTGATTGGGGCGAGCTGGTTGGTCTCTATCCTGCTGGGGATTTTACCAATATTGGGGTGGAACTGTATTCAAAACCTCCCGGCCTGCTCCACCATTCTGCCTTTGTATTCGAAGGATTACATTTTGGTGTGTATTAGTGTCTTTCTGGCCATACTTATTTCTATTGTGGTCCTCTATCTCCGCATATACAGGATTGTCAAACTCAACAGCCAGAGACTGGGCACCCTTCGAAAAGGGGCACTAAGAAAGTCCCAAAAATACATGGCGCTTTTGAAAACTGTTACTATTGTGGTGGGGACCTTCATTGGCTGCTGGCTTCCTCTCTTTGTATTACTGCTGTTTGACGTCTCTTGTGAGGTCAACGCTTGCCCGGTTCTTTTCAAGGCAGATTACTTCCTTGGTCTGGCCATGATAAACTCTTTCCTAAATCCAATCATCTACACGTTAACCAGCAGAGACATTAGAAGAGCCATACTGAAGCTGGTGTGCTTCTTCTGCATCATCAGTGAAGATGGAGAGACCAGGGGGAGATTCAGCTTCTTCCCTGTTCTTGAAAGAAGCACCAGCAAATCCGAGAAGTCCTCCCACAAACAGGAAGGTTTAGAGACCACTGTGTCATCAGGAAACGGGACACCAACACCAGTGAAGTCACTCGTGCCCCCCAAAAAGTACTGA